The following proteins come from a genomic window of Alicyclobacillus dauci:
- a CDS encoding SDR family NAD(P)-dependent oxidoreductase: MMKLNDKVAVITGGGRGIGRGIVLKFAEEGADLVVNVFNQSSSEIETLEKDVRNFGRKLHVVVGDVSLDETAEEIVSRAILEFGKIDILVNNAGILTQSELYNMDVEMWDRMIAVDLRSVFLTTRHAVPYMMERRSGRIINIASQLGQKGGVGLSHYAAAKAGVIGFTKSIALELGGYGITANCIAPGPIETDLISGLDSEWKQNKSRELAIPRFGSVAEVAPTALFLASEPDGNLYTGQTLGPNSGDVML, encoded by the coding sequence ATGATGAAACTTAATGACAAAGTTGCTGTAATTACAGGTGGGGGTCGTGGTATTGGACGAGGCATAGTACTTAAATTTGCTGAAGAGGGAGCAGATTTAGTGGTTAATGTCTTTAACCAGTCCAGTTCTGAAATAGAAACATTAGAAAAAGATGTTAGGAATTTTGGGAGAAAACTACATGTTGTAGTAGGAGATGTGTCTCTCGACGAAACGGCAGAAGAGATTGTTTCAAGGGCGATTTTGGAGTTTGGAAAAATTGATATCTTAGTTAATAACGCGGGAATTCTTACACAGAGTGAACTCTACAATATGGACGTTGAAATGTGGGATCGGATGATCGCGGTTGATCTTCGAAGTGTCTTTCTTACAACCCGCCACGCTGTACCATACATGATGGAACGTCGTTCGGGACGAATTATTAATATCGCTTCGCAGTTAGGTCAAAAAGGTGGCGTGGGTTTAAGCCATTATGCAGCTGCAAAGGCCGGAGTTATCGGCTTTACAAAATCTATTGCTTTGGAGTTAGGCGGATATGGAATAACAGCAAACTGCATCGCCCCAGGGCCAATCGAAACGGATCTCATATCTGGGCTAGATAGTGAATGGAAACAAAACAAATCGAGAGAACTGGCAATTCCAAGGTTTGGTTCCGTTGCCGAAGTAGCTCCTACGGCTTTGTTCTTGGCGAGTGAACCGGATGGAAATTTGTATACGGGGCAGACGCTTGGGCCAAACTCAGGTGATGTCATGCTTTAA
- a CDS encoding polysaccharide deacetylase family protein codes for MSKKEILVGYGVDVDAVAGWLGSYAGDDSPDDISRGLFAGEVGAPRLLNLFKKYNIRTTWFIPGHSIETFPEQMKMVVDAGHEIGAHGYSHENPIAMTKKQEEDVLLRSLELIEKLSGKRPTGYVAPWWEFSNITNELLLKHGIKYDHSLMHNDFTPYYVRVGDKWTKIDYTKEASDWMKPLERGEETNLVEIPANWYLDDLPPMMFIKKSPNSFGFVSPRDIEQMWKDQFDWVYREHDYAIFPMTIHPDVSGRPQVLLMHERLIEHINSHEGVRWVTLDEMASDFMKRKPFKQA; via the coding sequence ATGTCTAAAAAAGAGATTTTGGTAGGTTATGGCGTTGATGTGGATGCAGTTGCTGGGTGGCTTGGCTCCTACGCGGGTGATGATTCACCGGATGATATATCTCGTGGACTATTCGCTGGCGAGGTAGGGGCACCTCGTCTATTGAACTTGTTTAAAAAGTACAATATCAGGACGACTTGGTTCATCCCTGGTCACTCCATAGAGACTTTTCCAGAGCAAATGAAAATGGTAGTCGATGCTGGCCATGAGATTGGTGCACACGGGTACTCCCATGAGAATCCAATTGCAATGACTAAAAAACAGGAGGAAGATGTCCTCTTGCGCTCATTAGAATTAATTGAAAAATTATCGGGAAAACGTCCAACTGGATATGTTGCACCGTGGTGGGAGTTCTCCAATATCACCAACGAGCTGTTACTAAAACACGGTATAAAGTATGATCACAGTTTGATGCACAATGATTTTACACCGTACTATGTACGCGTTGGCGACAAATGGACAAAAATCGACTATACGAAGGAAGCCAGCGATTGGATGAAACCACTCGAACGAGGAGAGGAAACAAATTTGGTTGAAATTCCAGCCAATTGGTACCTGGATGATTTGCCTCCAATGATGTTTATCAAGAAGTCCCCTAATAGTTTCGGGTTTGTAAGTCCGCGGGACATTGAACAAATGTGGAAAGATCAATTTGACTGGGTGTATCGTGAACACGATTACGCGATTTTCCCAATGACAATTCATCCAGATGTCAGCGGTCGACCACAGGTGTTGTTGATGCATGAGCGACTGATTGAGCATATCAACTCGCATGAAGGTGTACGTTGGGTAACACTTGATGAAATGGCGAGTGATTTCATGAAACGGAAGCCATTTAAACAGGCTTAA
- a CDS encoding asparaginase, translating to MNNSGRVQIITTGGTIASLPRENGDVIATLNGDEFIRRMGVNGNIEISESVKIGSFGFNYETLRDVALDVVNALSSPEVVGVVVTHGTDTMEETAFYLSITTSHIKKPVILTGAQLDASYMASDGANNLRDAICAAQVPALGEGGALISFAGFLYNAREVTKIDTTAIEAFESLNWGPIGRIDKDDVWISRRLSTKTSMKIAVPSSVALIRLAVGMTGEEVRKMAQGYPGVVLQAFGRGNAHPSVSDEVRRLVENGVPVIVTSRCMRGSVRPVYGNGGGKDLERAGAWFAGDLSGEKARVLLGLMISNQIHCDEMIKILGEYSHP from the coding sequence TTGAATAATTCTGGGCGGGTTCAAATAATAACTACTGGTGGGACAATAGCATCGTTACCCAGAGAAAATGGTGACGTAATTGCAACCCTGAACGGTGATGAATTTATTCGGAGGATGGGTGTAAATGGAAACATAGAAATATCAGAGTCCGTCAAAATCGGAAGTTTTGGTTTTAATTACGAAACCTTGCGTGATGTGGCTCTAGATGTTGTAAACGCTTTATCTTCTCCGGAAGTAGTTGGTGTCGTAGTTACACATGGAACAGATACAATGGAGGAAACTGCATTTTACTTGTCAATTACTACGAGCCATATAAAAAAACCGGTTATTTTAACTGGTGCACAGTTGGATGCCTCCTACATGGCCAGTGACGGGGCGAATAATCTCCGCGATGCCATATGCGCTGCTCAAGTCCCGGCACTTGGAGAAGGTGGCGCACTGATTTCATTCGCAGGATTTCTTTATAACGCAAGGGAAGTCACAAAAATAGATACAACGGCCATCGAGGCATTTGAGTCTTTAAACTGGGGGCCAATAGGTCGTATCGACAAGGACGATGTGTGGATATCCCGAAGGTTATCTACCAAAACATCCATGAAAATAGCTGTTCCATCATCTGTAGCTCTCATTCGCCTAGCTGTGGGTATGACCGGAGAAGAAGTTCGAAAAATGGCACAGGGATATCCTGGAGTAGTACTTCAAGCTTTTGGTCGTGGTAATGCACATCCGTCGGTATCCGATGAAGTTCGGAGATTGGTAGAGAATGGTGTGCCGGTCATTGTAACGAGTCGGTGCATGCGTGGCTCTGTACGTCCGGTATATGGAAATGGGGGTGGGAAAGATTTGGAGCGAGCTGGCGCATGGTTTGCAGGCGACCTCTCAGGAGAAAAAGCCCGTGTATTGCTTGGATTAATGATTTCTAACCAAATACACTGCGACGAGATGATCAAAATTCTAGGTGAATATAGTCATCCTTAA
- a CDS encoding MFS transporter: MSIGTNEVQVQKIQNIPFTRGQVTYALICSFFAWLLSVYDYILFGTLLPVIALSFHWSTTKSLQIATFVSIGTFIITFLVGPLTDYFGRKNALMVTTFGAAISSGLTGFTMSPWYLIAIRSFSGLGYSEQAVNATYLSEVMPPGRRGFVYSFVQGGWPLGVLLASLMVAVLEPSVGWRGVFWIATFPALVIVALWTRLKESPRYLQVRQIRKLLKTGRNKEAIELAAEYNIDSEKMNKSSIRQMFEPGIRRHSIFLCLAFLFNWMAVQVFAVLSTTVLVNGKHISFSNSLILLILSNALGYVGYVAHGFVGDKIGRRATIIIAWIVGSIFYGIMLFVAQGFTAVIITYSLGLFFLIGSASAYMSYFSESFPTRMRGTATSVVNSMGPIGAILGSAVFAAVSASGTVSNGAIVAGAIPMLISGFLMFGTRAIKPGMKLESISQ; the protein is encoded by the coding sequence ATGAGTATTGGTACAAATGAAGTCCAGGTACAGAAGATTCAAAATATACCATTTACACGTGGCCAGGTTACGTACGCATTAATTTGTTCCTTTTTTGCATGGCTTCTATCCGTGTACGACTACATTTTGTTTGGGACATTACTTCCGGTGATAGCACTCAGCTTCCACTGGTCTACCACCAAGAGTTTGCAGATAGCCACATTTGTTTCCATAGGAACCTTTATCATTACTTTTTTAGTTGGGCCGTTAACAGACTACTTTGGACGTAAAAATGCTTTGATGGTTACCACCTTCGGCGCAGCAATAAGCTCAGGACTCACTGGATTCACGATGAGCCCGTGGTACTTAATCGCAATTCGTTCCTTTTCAGGATTAGGCTATTCGGAACAAGCTGTTAATGCAACTTACTTGTCAGAGGTTATGCCTCCTGGTCGTCGGGGTTTTGTTTATTCCTTTGTTCAAGGGGGATGGCCACTCGGAGTTTTACTAGCCTCATTGATGGTAGCTGTACTAGAGCCATCCGTAGGTTGGAGAGGTGTCTTTTGGATAGCTACATTCCCGGCACTAGTTATTGTCGCCTTGTGGACTCGACTAAAAGAATCTCCACGATACCTTCAAGTTAGACAGATTCGAAAACTTCTTAAGACAGGGAGAAATAAAGAAGCAATTGAATTGGCCGCCGAATACAATATTGATTCTGAGAAAATGAACAAAAGCTCAATTCGACAGATGTTTGAACCAGGAATTCGTCGACACTCAATATTCTTATGTCTTGCCTTCCTATTTAACTGGATGGCTGTACAGGTTTTTGCAGTCTTGTCTACGACCGTTCTGGTAAATGGAAAGCACATCTCCTTTTCCAACTCGCTCATTTTGCTCATTTTATCCAATGCGCTGGGTTATGTTGGATATGTTGCCCATGGATTTGTAGGTGACAAAATAGGCAGACGTGCGACGATTATCATTGCCTGGATCGTTGGCTCAATATTCTACGGCATAATGCTATTTGTCGCACAAGGATTTACAGCTGTCATCATTACCTATTCGTTGGGGCTGTTCTTCTTGATTGGATCTGCGTCCGCCTATATGTCTTACTTTAGTGAGTCTTTCCCGACTCGCATGCGTGGCACAGCTACTTCAGTTGTGAATTCCATGGGGCCCATCGGAGCTATTCTCGGTTCGGCAGTATTTGCCGCTGTCTCTGCTAGTGGGACTGTAAGTAATGGGGCTATTGTAGCAGGTGCAATTCCAATGTTAATTTCAGGGTTTTTGATGTTTGGTACACGAGCAATCAAACCGGGTATGAAACTCGAATCCATTTCTCAGTAA